In Herpetosiphonaceae bacterium, one genomic interval encodes:
- a CDS encoding ABC transporter ATP-binding protein translates to MLELQDVHSYYGNIHALKGISMVVNEGEIVTLIGSNGAGKSTTLRTISGLLTPRRGQVLLHGKRIDNIPPHEIVKLGLSQAPEGRRIFPRLTVLENLEMGAYTRTGRDGEFESDLQRVFELFPRLKERVTQKGGTLSGGEQQMLAIGRALMSRPRILLLDEPSMGLAPILVDQIFSIVQDINRQGTTILLVEQNALKALEIAHTGYVLQTGEIVFNDTAVNLRRNEVVQKAYLGMD, encoded by the coding sequence CTGCTCGAATTGCAGGATGTCCACAGCTACTACGGGAACATCCATGCCCTCAAAGGCATTTCAATGGTCGTCAACGAGGGCGAGATCGTCACGTTGATCGGCTCGAACGGCGCGGGCAAGTCCACGACGCTCCGCACGATTTCGGGGCTGCTGACGCCGCGCCGTGGTCAGGTGCTGCTCCACGGCAAACGCATCGACAATATCCCGCCGCATGAGATCGTCAAGCTTGGCCTGTCGCAAGCGCCCGAAGGACGGCGGATCTTTCCCCGGCTGACGGTGCTGGAAAATCTCGAAATGGGCGCGTACACTCGCACGGGCCGTGACGGCGAGTTCGAGTCCGATCTGCAACGGGTCTTTGAGCTGTTTCCGCGCCTGAAGGAGCGCGTGACCCAGAAGGGCGGCACGCTCTCAGGCGGCGAGCAGCAGATGCTCGCGATCGGCAGGGCGCTAATGTCGCGGCCACGTATTCTGCTGCTGGACGAGCCGAGCATGGGCCTCGCGCCGATCCTGGTCGATCAGATCTTCAGCATCGTGCAGGACATCAACAGGCAGGGCACGACGATCTTGCTCGTCGAGCAGAACGCGCTCAAGGCGCTGGAGATCGCTCACACGGGCTATGTGCTGCAAACCGGCGAGATCGTCTTCAACGATACGGCGGTGAACTTGCGGCGCAACGAGGTGGTGCAAAAGGCGTATCTCGGTATGGATTAG